In one Flavobacteriales bacterium genomic region, the following are encoded:
- a CDS encoding T9SS type A sorting domain-containing protein yields the protein MRTAISIAGLLITLTCPAQYLGGTGGGGATNCSAAFAMLPVELLHFTVKVEGEHVLLSWATATELNNAGFHVERSSDGLRFEPIAEVEGMGTTQQLTSYETVDRAPLRGLSFYRLRQTDHDGTTMLSEVVAVEVKTAEAVAYPNPVQDLLHLAGLEPGAIVEVIDPLGRVIHAERSTAQLLTIQAARWPAGRYTARVVAGSGTSTIGIIRH from the coding sequence ATGAGAACCGCAATCTCCATAGCAGGTCTCCTGATCACGCTCACTTGCCCTGCGCAGTACCTCGGTGGCACTGGTGGCGGAGGTGCAACGAACTGCTCCGCAGCCTTCGCCATGCTGCCTGTAGAACTGCTGCACTTCACGGTCAAGGTGGAAGGCGAGCATGTGCTCCTCTCCTGGGCCACAGCCACCGAACTGAACAATGCGGGCTTCCATGTGGAGCGCAGCAGCGATGGCTTGCGATTCGAGCCCATCGCGGAAGTGGAAGGCATGGGTACCACGCAGCAGTTGACCAGCTACGAGACCGTGGACCGCGCACCGCTGCGCGGCCTGAGCTTCTACCGCTTGCGGCAGACGGACCATGATGGCACCACCATGCTCAGCGAGGTGGTGGCCGTGGAGGTGAAGACCGCCGAGGCCGTGGCCTATCCGAATCCCGTGCAGGATCTGCTGCATCTGGCCGGATTGGAGCCAGGCGCCATCGTGGAGGTCATCGACCCCCTAGGGCGGGTGATCCACGCGGAGCGCAGCACGGCCCAGCTGCTCACGATCCAGGCGGCGCGCTGGCCCGCCGGGCGCTACACCGCGCGCGTGGTGGCCGGGAGCGGCACCAGCACCATCGGCATCATCCGGCACTGA
- a CDS encoding sigma-70 family RNA polymerase sigma factor, producing the protein MEVRAAPSIAEPAWASGLRRNDAATVRALYKQHLPAVRHYVVGNSGTADDAQDVFQEAMAVLWLKVKEGALVPDSDPGAFLFRVAKNKWLDQVRSAAHKHMKVVHDDRLHDARIDEPDDTEERLVRLRGIYAKLDDKCRTVLDQFYFERKDLAAIAHEMGVEEESIRTIKYRCMMKLRAFRKAISGDDQQAI; encoded by the coding sequence GTGGAAGTCAGAGCCGCCCCTTCGATCGCGGAGCCCGCCTGGGCCTCGGGACTTCGCCGCAACGATGCGGCCACGGTGCGCGCGCTCTACAAGCAGCACCTCCCGGCGGTGCGGCACTACGTGGTGGGCAACAGCGGCACCGCGGACGATGCGCAGGATGTGTTCCAGGAGGCCATGGCCGTGCTCTGGCTCAAGGTGAAGGAGGGCGCCTTGGTGCCCGACAGCGACCCCGGCGCGTTCCTGTTCCGCGTGGCCAAGAACAAATGGCTGGACCAGGTCCGGTCAGCAGCGCACAAGCACATGAAAGTGGTGCACGATGACCGCCTGCACGATGCCCGCATCGATGAGCCGGACGACACCGAGGAGAGGCTCGTGCGGCTGCGGGGCATCTATGCGAAGCTCGACGACAAGTGCCGCACCGTGCTCGACCAGTTCTACTTCGAGCGCAAGGACCTCGCGGCCATCGCGCATGAAATGGGCGTGGAGGAGGAGAGCATCCGCACCATCAAGTACCGCTGCATGATGAAGCTGCGCGCCTTCCGCAAGGCCATCAGCGGCGACGACCAACAAGCGATCTGA